From one Trachemys scripta elegans isolate TJP31775 chromosome 14, CAS_Tse_1.0, whole genome shotgun sequence genomic stretch:
- the LOC117887497 gene encoding olfactory receptor 6M1-like, producing the protein MQAFSASSILQAKAEIRTNNQSNVVMEFVLLGFSLLQPMELLVFMLLLAIFALTLMGNMAIITIVYVDLRLHTPMYFFLCNLSLLEILFVLSITPKMLENLLSQAKAISFWGCIIQCYFYFFLGTTDFILIAVMSFDRYVAICHPLHYPVIMSGHVCVFLVTGCWLGGFLSTLCPLVLLCQLPFCGPNLINHFFCDYAPLVRLSCVNTHFLLMIEYVLSSVVLLTSLTFTTVSYLYIIATVLHIPSATGRRKAFSTCTSHITVASIFYGSAIFMYARPSQGRSLDLQKVVAVFMVIVSPLLNPFIYTLRNEKVKEALKEYLTIKSSVLQPEP; encoded by the coding sequence ATGCAGGCTTTTTCAGCTTCCTCTATTCTGCAGGCGAAAGCTGAAATAAGAACGAACAATCAGAGCAATGTGGTGATGGAGTTTGTGCTTCTGGGCTTCTCACTGTTACAGCCCATGGAGCTCCTGGTTTTCATGCTGCTACTGGCCATCTTTGCCTTGACTCTAATGGGGAACATGGCCATCATCACCATTGTGTATGTGGATCTCCGcctccacacccccatgtacttcttcctctgCAACCTCTCCCTCTTGGAGATACTCTTTGTCCTCTCCATCACTCCAAAGATGCTGGAGAACCTGCTCTCCCAGGCCAAAGCCATCTCCTTCTGGGGCTGCATCATCCAGTGTTACTTCTACTTCTTCCTGGGCACTACGGATTTCATCCTCATCGCTGTCATGTCCTTTGACCGCTACGTGGCCATCTGCCACCCGCTCCACTACCCTGTCATCATGAGTGGGCATGTCTGTGTCTTCCTGGTCACGGGTTGTTGGTTGGGTGGGTTTCTCTCCACCCTCTGCCCACTTGTTTTGCTGTGCCAGCTTCCTTTCTGTGGCCCCAATTTGATAAACCATTTCTTCTGCGACTATGCCCCACTAGTGAGGCTATCCTGTGTTAACACACACTTCCTCCTCATGATCGAGTATGTCCTCTCCTCTGTGGTTCTGCTCACATCCTTGACTTTTACTACAGTGTCCTACCTTTACATCATCGCCACAGTCTTGCACATCCCCTCAGCAACAGGCAGGCGAAAAGCCTTTTCCACCTGCACCTCCCATATCACGGTAGCCTCTATCTTCTATGGCAGTGCCATCTTCATGTATGCCAGGCCCAGCCAGGGCCGCTCCCTAGACCTCCAGAAGGTGGTGGCTGTGTTCATGGTCATAGTGAGCCCTTTACTGAATCCTTTCATTTACACCTTAAGGAACGAGAAGGTCAAAGAGGCCCTGAAGGAATACTTGACTATAAAGAGCTCTGTTCTGCAACCAGAACCTTGA
- the LOC117887498 gene encoding olfactory receptor 10A7-like, with translation MKNSQETVGRNSTTITGFILLGFSDIPSLQHLFFSLFLVTYIVTLAGNLLIIVLTLGDPALHTPMYFFLRNLSFLEMCYTSVNVPKMLGNLFSGVKNISFIGCAVQTYFSFFLGGSECFLLASMAYDRYVAICKPLHYPVVMNRKVSTGLAAGSWLSGLLMSFGHTIMVFTLPFCRSHEINHFFCDIPPLLKLACGDTSHNEMAVFMVALFFVSFPFVLILMSYISIISTILRIPSGEGRRKSFSTCSSHLMVVTVFYGSACVMYLKPNSSYSPDTDKFLSLSYTVITPMLNPIIYSLRNKEVKGAFWRMVRRRRFH, from the coding sequence aTGAAAAATAGCCAAGAAACAGTGGGAAGAAACAGCACGACAATCACTGGATTCATTCTCCTGGGATTTTCTGACATTCCCAGCCTgcagcatttatttttttcactgtTTCTGGTCACCTACATAGTCACCTTGGCTGGAAACCTTCTAATCATTGTCCTCACATTGGGTGATCCAgcccttcacacccccatgtacttcttcctaaGGAACCTGTCCTTCTTGGAGATGTGCTATACATCCGTCAATGTCCCCAAAATGCTTGGGAATCTGTTCTCTGGGGTAAAAAACATCTCTTTCATTGGCTGTGCTGTGCAAAcctatttctcttttttccttggtGGGTCAGAGTGTTTTCTCTTGGCGTCCATGGCCTATGATCGCTATGTTGCAATATGCAAGCCTCTGCATTACCCCGTGGTTATGAACAGGAAGGTGTCCACTGGACTGGCTGCTGGATCCTGGCTCAGTGGTCTCCTCATGTCCTTCGGTCACACCATCATGGTGTTCACCCTACCCTTCTGCAGATCCCATGAGATTAatcatttcttctgtgacatcccTCCACTGCTGAAGTTGGCTTGTGGAGACACCTCCCACAATGAAATGGCTGTCTTCATGGTGGCTCTGTTCTTTGTCTCCTTCCCCTTTGTGCTAATCCTCATGTCCTACATCAGCATAATCTCCACCATCCTGAGGATTCCctcaggggagggcaggaggaagtccttctccacctgctcctcacaCCTCATGGTGGTGACAGTGTTCTATGGCTCTGCTTGTGTTATGTATCTGAAGCCCAATTCCTCCTACTCACCAGACACAGAcaagtttctctctctgtcctaCACGGTCATCACACCCatgctaaaccccatcatctacagcctgaggaacaaggaggtgAAGGGTGCATTCTGGAGAATGGTGCGGAGAAGAAGGTTCCATTGA